A genomic stretch from Lathyrus oleraceus cultivar Zhongwan6 chromosome 2, CAAS_Psat_ZW6_1.0, whole genome shotgun sequence includes:
- the LOC127117681 gene encoding uncharacterized protein LOC127117681 isoform X2: MQSNMLQFLCQTTNDDSGAVDSAGYRAVAFSYENSNVSTETKGNDTESGFRPNFPVPESLLHNLPPNEKLHQIISRTALFVSKHGSQSEIILRVKQGDNPTFGFLMPDHHLHPYFRFLVDHQELLNVEKVDVDSALDKNRSQVPDQTGGALSLLGSVYGYGEDEDGTTENTNDLERNTHVGVVDVATTYASTRIEQAESSSDPAKNESISKNQIPFKEKVPVIKRNQSIGNVKTITSGKAKTGDILDSGSNAANKSQTSVPSTAKIELPVVEPPSDIRIVIERIVEFILKNGRPFEAVLAEQDRAHGRFPFLLPSNQYHTYYLKVLQTAEESKLPGKGYQKYNPAGRARDNNTAAYEENDNKFKMIIGNLKKDGQEPTPKDCQSQTTVNIHAAAAAAILQAATRGIKRPNLEILSKTSSGNGQGYCSLNAETSASVPVAKAIAEKVAIAAAGEADSSEAHMTKEQKLKAERLKRAKMFAAMIKSGAGALKSELPRALSLEPPGSGLSGSDAEIGNLVNKEREGSSVPFNADNSDKSHKSEEKLSDNNSDRSNKSEEKLVDNNIERRSKRKYRSRSSRHEEEEEEEEEEEEEENKEDIRNQKRSRKKHRSHRSSHRSRDRDSDRDRDKIRRKHKRRDSDRDRDRIRSKHDSSSDDEHQHLRHHSKYDSSSDEKHGSPRRHRGENGLSDRKHRHLRKHYSSSEDEHRHRHLSRKIKHKSRRSHAEREAELEEGEIVKSDKSQVSELGRVSREASAELYKSTKAPSQSPEVTNVSDELRAKIRAMLMENL, from the exons ATGCAATCTAATATGCTACAGTTCCTGTGTCAGACTACAA ATGATGATTCAGGTGCAGTGGATTCAGCTGGCTATCGTGCTGTTGCATTTTCATATGAAAATTCTAACGTGTCAACTGAGACAAAGGGCAATGATACTGAGTCTGGTTTTCGTCCCAACTTTCCAGTACCAGAAAGCTTACTTCATAACCTG CCTCCAAATGAGAAGCTACATCAGATTATTTCAAGGACTGCATTATTTGTCAGCAAGCATGGTAGCCAATCAGAAATTATTCTGAGGGTGAAACAAGGAGATAATCCAACATTTGGGTTCCTGATGCctgatcatcatcttcatccatatttTAGGTTTCTTGTTGATCATCAAGAACTTTTGAATGTCGAAAAAGTTGATGTAGATTCAGCATTGGACAAGAATAGAAGTCAGGTGCCGGATCAAACAGGTGGTGCATTGTCTTTGCTTGGATCTGTCTATGGATATGGAGAGGATGAGGATGGTACAACAGAAAATACTAATGACCTTGAGAGAAACACACATGTGGGAGTTGTTGATGTGGCTACCACTTATGCCTCTACAAGGATAGAACAGGCAGAATCATCCTCAGATCCAGCCAAGAATGAAAGCATTTCTAAAAACCAAATACCTTTTAAAGAAAAAGTTCCTGTTATAAAGCGGAATCAGTCTATCGGTAATGTTAAGACCATAACTTCAGGAAAGGCAAAAACAGGAGATATCCTGGATTCAGGGTCCAATGCTGCAAATAAATCACAGACTTCTGTGCCCAGTACAGCTAAGATTGAACTGCCTGTTGTTGAACCTCCATCTGACATAAGAATAGTTATTGAGAGGATCGTTGAGTTCATCTTAAAAAATGGCAGGCCATTTGAGGCCGTTCTTGCTGAACAGGATCGTGCTCATGGAAGGTTCCCATTTCTTCTGCCTTCTAATCAGTATCACACTTACTATCTGAAAGTTCTTCAAACTGCTGAAGAG TCTAAATTACCAGGTAAGGGCTACCAAAAGTACAATCCAGCTGGTCGTGCAAGAGATAATAACACTGCTGCATATGAAGAAAATGACAATAAATTCAAAATGATTATTGGCAATTTAAAGAAGGATGGTCAAGAGCCAACTCCCAAAGACTGCCAATCTCAAACTACTGTTAACATCCATGCGGCGGCAGCTGCTGCTATTCTTCAGGCAGCTACTAGGGGTATTAAAAGGCCCAATTTAGAAATTCTCAGTAAGACGTCAAGTGGTAATGGTCAAGGCTATTGCAGTCTGAACGCAGAGACTAGTGCTTCTGTTCCAGTTGCCAAGGCTATTGCAGAAAAAGTGGCTATTGCAGCAGCAGGTGAGGCTGACTCCTCTGAAGCACATATGACTAAAGAGCAAAAGCTTAAAGCAGAGAGATTGAAACGAGCCAAGATGTTTGCAGCCATGATAAAAAGTGGAGCTGGAGCACTTAAAAGTGAACTGCCAAGAGCTTTATCTCTTGAACCACCAGGCTCTGGGCTTTCAGGTTCAGATGCTGAGATTGGAAATCTTGTGAATAAAGAAAGGGAAGGAAGTTCTGTTCCATTCAATGCTGATAACTCAGATAAAAGTCATAAGTCTGAAGAAAAGCTTTCTGATAATAATTCAGATAGAAGTAACAAGTCTGAGGAAAAACTTGTTGATAATAATATTGAAAGGCGATCTAAAAGAAAGTACCGATCAAGGTCCAGTAgacatgaagaagaagaagaggaggaggaagaggaagaagaagaagaaaataaagAAGATATAAGGAATCAGAAACGATCCAGAAAAAAGCATCGATCACATCGATCTTCACACAGAAGTCGGGATAGAGACTCAGACAGAGACAGGGATAAAATCAGGCGGAAGCACAAGAGAAGAGATTCAGACAGAGATAGGGACAGAATCAGGAGTAAGCATGATAGCTCTTCCGACGATGAGCACCAACACTTGAGGCATCATAGCAAATATGATAGCTCCTCTGATGAAAAGCACGGATCTCCTAGACGACATCGTGGAGAGAATGGCTTGTCAGACCGTAAGCATAGACATTTGCGTAAACATTATAGTTCATCTGAGGATGAGCATAGACACCGACACCTAAGCAGAAAGATAAAGCATAAGAGCAGGAGGTCTCATGCTGAAAGAGAGGCTGAGTTGGAGGAGGGGGAGATAGTGAAATCAGACAAGTCGCAAGTAAGCGAACTTGGGCGAGTTAGCAGGGAGGCTTCTGCTGAGTTATATAAGTCTACAAAAGCACCATCTCAATCACCTGAAGTAACTAATGTTTCTGATGAGCTTAGAGCCAAAATTAGAGCCATGTTGATGGAAAATTTGTAA
- the LOC127117681 gene encoding uncharacterized protein LOC127117681 isoform X1, which produces MDLAVVGRHAMLFDDDGMAAFVNSPEALVDWNSLSIDRYDVRHLLSGPIPPRLKRRPLHPPSSIEADLDHQRYLDLPSSPPHEQPQDDDSGAVDSAGYRAVAFSYENSNVSTETKGNDTESGFRPNFPVPESLLHNLPPNEKLHQIISRTALFVSKHGSQSEIILRVKQGDNPTFGFLMPDHHLHPYFRFLVDHQELLNVEKVDVDSALDKNRSQVPDQTGGALSLLGSVYGYGEDEDGTTENTNDLERNTHVGVVDVATTYASTRIEQAESSSDPAKNESISKNQIPFKEKVPVIKRNQSIGNVKTITSGKAKTGDILDSGSNAANKSQTSVPSTAKIELPVVEPPSDIRIVIERIVEFILKNGRPFEAVLAEQDRAHGRFPFLLPSNQYHTYYLKVLQTAEESKLPGKGYQKYNPAGRARDNNTAAYEENDNKFKMIIGNLKKDGQEPTPKDCQSQTTVNIHAAAAAAILQAATRGIKRPNLEILSKTSSGNGQGYCSLNAETSASVPVAKAIAEKVAIAAAGEADSSEAHMTKEQKLKAERLKRAKMFAAMIKSGAGALKSELPRALSLEPPGSGLSGSDAEIGNLVNKEREGSSVPFNADNSDKSHKSEEKLSDNNSDRSNKSEEKLVDNNIERRSKRKYRSRSSRHEEEEEEEEEEEEEENKEDIRNQKRSRKKHRSHRSSHRSRDRDSDRDRDKIRRKHKRRDSDRDRDRIRSKHDSSSDDEHQHLRHHSKYDSSSDEKHGSPRRHRGENGLSDRKHRHLRKHYSSSEDEHRHRHLSRKIKHKSRRSHAEREAELEEGEIVKSDKSQVSELGRVSREASAELYKSTKAPSQSPEVTNVSDELRAKIRAMLMENL; this is translated from the exons ATGGATCTAGCGGTGGTTGGTCGACACGCGATGCTGTTCGACGACGACGGCATGGCGGCGTTCGTGAATTCACCGGAAGCTCTCGTTGATTGGAACTCTCTCTCAATCGATCGCTACGATGTTCGACATCTCCTCTCTGGTCCCATTCCTCCTCGCCTCAAGCGCCGCCCTCTTCATCCTCCGTCTTCTATCGAAGCAGACCTTGATCATCAGCGTTATCTCGATCTTCCTTCATCTCCTCCTCATGAACAACCGCAAG ATGATGATTCAGGTGCAGTGGATTCAGCTGGCTATCGTGCTGTTGCATTTTCATATGAAAATTCTAACGTGTCAACTGAGACAAAGGGCAATGATACTGAGTCTGGTTTTCGTCCCAACTTTCCAGTACCAGAAAGCTTACTTCATAACCTG CCTCCAAATGAGAAGCTACATCAGATTATTTCAAGGACTGCATTATTTGTCAGCAAGCATGGTAGCCAATCAGAAATTATTCTGAGGGTGAAACAAGGAGATAATCCAACATTTGGGTTCCTGATGCctgatcatcatcttcatccatatttTAGGTTTCTTGTTGATCATCAAGAACTTTTGAATGTCGAAAAAGTTGATGTAGATTCAGCATTGGACAAGAATAGAAGTCAGGTGCCGGATCAAACAGGTGGTGCATTGTCTTTGCTTGGATCTGTCTATGGATATGGAGAGGATGAGGATGGTACAACAGAAAATACTAATGACCTTGAGAGAAACACACATGTGGGAGTTGTTGATGTGGCTACCACTTATGCCTCTACAAGGATAGAACAGGCAGAATCATCCTCAGATCCAGCCAAGAATGAAAGCATTTCTAAAAACCAAATACCTTTTAAAGAAAAAGTTCCTGTTATAAAGCGGAATCAGTCTATCGGTAATGTTAAGACCATAACTTCAGGAAAGGCAAAAACAGGAGATATCCTGGATTCAGGGTCCAATGCTGCAAATAAATCACAGACTTCTGTGCCCAGTACAGCTAAGATTGAACTGCCTGTTGTTGAACCTCCATCTGACATAAGAATAGTTATTGAGAGGATCGTTGAGTTCATCTTAAAAAATGGCAGGCCATTTGAGGCCGTTCTTGCTGAACAGGATCGTGCTCATGGAAGGTTCCCATTTCTTCTGCCTTCTAATCAGTATCACACTTACTATCTGAAAGTTCTTCAAACTGCTGAAGAG TCTAAATTACCAGGTAAGGGCTACCAAAAGTACAATCCAGCTGGTCGTGCAAGAGATAATAACACTGCTGCATATGAAGAAAATGACAATAAATTCAAAATGATTATTGGCAATTTAAAGAAGGATGGTCAAGAGCCAACTCCCAAAGACTGCCAATCTCAAACTACTGTTAACATCCATGCGGCGGCAGCTGCTGCTATTCTTCAGGCAGCTACTAGGGGTATTAAAAGGCCCAATTTAGAAATTCTCAGTAAGACGTCAAGTGGTAATGGTCAAGGCTATTGCAGTCTGAACGCAGAGACTAGTGCTTCTGTTCCAGTTGCCAAGGCTATTGCAGAAAAAGTGGCTATTGCAGCAGCAGGTGAGGCTGACTCCTCTGAAGCACATATGACTAAAGAGCAAAAGCTTAAAGCAGAGAGATTGAAACGAGCCAAGATGTTTGCAGCCATGATAAAAAGTGGAGCTGGAGCACTTAAAAGTGAACTGCCAAGAGCTTTATCTCTTGAACCACCAGGCTCTGGGCTTTCAGGTTCAGATGCTGAGATTGGAAATCTTGTGAATAAAGAAAGGGAAGGAAGTTCTGTTCCATTCAATGCTGATAACTCAGATAAAAGTCATAAGTCTGAAGAAAAGCTTTCTGATAATAATTCAGATAGAAGTAACAAGTCTGAGGAAAAACTTGTTGATAATAATATTGAAAGGCGATCTAAAAGAAAGTACCGATCAAGGTCCAGTAgacatgaagaagaagaagaggaggaggaagaggaagaagaagaagaaaataaagAAGATATAAGGAATCAGAAACGATCCAGAAAAAAGCATCGATCACATCGATCTTCACACAGAAGTCGGGATAGAGACTCAGACAGAGACAGGGATAAAATCAGGCGGAAGCACAAGAGAAGAGATTCAGACAGAGATAGGGACAGAATCAGGAGTAAGCATGATAGCTCTTCCGACGATGAGCACCAACACTTGAGGCATCATAGCAAATATGATAGCTCCTCTGATGAAAAGCACGGATCTCCTAGACGACATCGTGGAGAGAATGGCTTGTCAGACCGTAAGCATAGACATTTGCGTAAACATTATAGTTCATCTGAGGATGAGCATAGACACCGACACCTAAGCAGAAAGATAAAGCATAAGAGCAGGAGGTCTCATGCTGAAAGAGAGGCTGAGTTGGAGGAGGGGGAGATAGTGAAATCAGACAAGTCGCAAGTAAGCGAACTTGGGCGAGTTAGCAGGGAGGCTTCTGCTGAGTTATATAAGTCTACAAAAGCACCATCTCAATCACCTGAAGTAACTAATGTTTCTGATGAGCTTAGAGCCAAAATTAGAGCCATGTTGATGGAAAATTTGTAA
- the LOC127117681 gene encoding uncharacterized protein LOC127117681 isoform X3, translated as MRRGCAGGIRMVEIVDCLPLKRKWDETYLLKALFLDLYDYSSIYEPPNEKLHQIISRTALFVSKHGSQSEIILRVKQGDNPTFGFLMPDHHLHPYFRFLVDHQELLNVEKVDVDSALDKNRSQVPDQTGGALSLLGSVYGYGEDEDGTTENTNDLERNTHVGVVDVATTYASTRIEQAESSSDPAKNESISKNQIPFKEKVPVIKRNQSIGNVKTITSGKAKTGDILDSGSNAANKSQTSVPSTAKIELPVVEPPSDIRIVIERIVEFILKNGRPFEAVLAEQDRAHGRFPFLLPSNQYHTYYLKVLQTAEESKLPGKGYQKYNPAGRARDNNTAAYEENDNKFKMIIGNLKKDGQEPTPKDCQSQTTVNIHAAAAAAILQAATRGIKRPNLEILSKTSSGNGQGYCSLNAETSASVPVAKAIAEKVAIAAAGEADSSEAHMTKEQKLKAERLKRAKMFAAMIKSGAGALKSELPRALSLEPPGSGLSGSDAEIGNLVNKEREGSSVPFNADNSDKSHKSEEKLSDNNSDRSNKSEEKLVDNNIERRSKRKYRSRSSRHEEEEEEEEEEEEEENKEDIRNQKRSRKKHRSHRSSHRSRDRDSDRDRDKIRRKHKRRDSDRDRDRIRSKHDSSSDDEHQHLRHHSKYDSSSDEKHGSPRRHRGENGLSDRKHRHLRKHYSSSEDEHRHRHLSRKIKHKSRRSHAEREAELEEGEIVKSDKSQVSELGRVSREASAELYKSTKAPSQSPEVTNVSDELRAKIRAMLMENL; from the exons ATGAGAAGGGGCTGTGCAGGTGGGATTAGGATGGTAGAAATTGTTGATTGTTTGCCTCTCAAGAGAAAATGGGATGAAACATATCTTCTTAAAGCTCTATTTCTTGATCTTTATGATTATTCAAGTATATATGAG CCTCCAAATGAGAAGCTACATCAGATTATTTCAAGGACTGCATTATTTGTCAGCAAGCATGGTAGCCAATCAGAAATTATTCTGAGGGTGAAACAAGGAGATAATCCAACATTTGGGTTCCTGATGCctgatcatcatcttcatccatatttTAGGTTTCTTGTTGATCATCAAGAACTTTTGAATGTCGAAAAAGTTGATGTAGATTCAGCATTGGACAAGAATAGAAGTCAGGTGCCGGATCAAACAGGTGGTGCATTGTCTTTGCTTGGATCTGTCTATGGATATGGAGAGGATGAGGATGGTACAACAGAAAATACTAATGACCTTGAGAGAAACACACATGTGGGAGTTGTTGATGTGGCTACCACTTATGCCTCTACAAGGATAGAACAGGCAGAATCATCCTCAGATCCAGCCAAGAATGAAAGCATTTCTAAAAACCAAATACCTTTTAAAGAAAAAGTTCCTGTTATAAAGCGGAATCAGTCTATCGGTAATGTTAAGACCATAACTTCAGGAAAGGCAAAAACAGGAGATATCCTGGATTCAGGGTCCAATGCTGCAAATAAATCACAGACTTCTGTGCCCAGTACAGCTAAGATTGAACTGCCTGTTGTTGAACCTCCATCTGACATAAGAATAGTTATTGAGAGGATCGTTGAGTTCATCTTAAAAAATGGCAGGCCATTTGAGGCCGTTCTTGCTGAACAGGATCGTGCTCATGGAAGGTTCCCATTTCTTCTGCCTTCTAATCAGTATCACACTTACTATCTGAAAGTTCTTCAAACTGCTGAAGAG TCTAAATTACCAGGTAAGGGCTACCAAAAGTACAATCCAGCTGGTCGTGCAAGAGATAATAACACTGCTGCATATGAAGAAAATGACAATAAATTCAAAATGATTATTGGCAATTTAAAGAAGGATGGTCAAGAGCCAACTCCCAAAGACTGCCAATCTCAAACTACTGTTAACATCCATGCGGCGGCAGCTGCTGCTATTCTTCAGGCAGCTACTAGGGGTATTAAAAGGCCCAATTTAGAAATTCTCAGTAAGACGTCAAGTGGTAATGGTCAAGGCTATTGCAGTCTGAACGCAGAGACTAGTGCTTCTGTTCCAGTTGCCAAGGCTATTGCAGAAAAAGTGGCTATTGCAGCAGCAGGTGAGGCTGACTCCTCTGAAGCACATATGACTAAAGAGCAAAAGCTTAAAGCAGAGAGATTGAAACGAGCCAAGATGTTTGCAGCCATGATAAAAAGTGGAGCTGGAGCACTTAAAAGTGAACTGCCAAGAGCTTTATCTCTTGAACCACCAGGCTCTGGGCTTTCAGGTTCAGATGCTGAGATTGGAAATCTTGTGAATAAAGAAAGGGAAGGAAGTTCTGTTCCATTCAATGCTGATAACTCAGATAAAAGTCATAAGTCTGAAGAAAAGCTTTCTGATAATAATTCAGATAGAAGTAACAAGTCTGAGGAAAAACTTGTTGATAATAATATTGAAAGGCGATCTAAAAGAAAGTACCGATCAAGGTCCAGTAgacatgaagaagaagaagaggaggaggaagaggaagaagaagaagaaaataaagAAGATATAAGGAATCAGAAACGATCCAGAAAAAAGCATCGATCACATCGATCTTCACACAGAAGTCGGGATAGAGACTCAGACAGAGACAGGGATAAAATCAGGCGGAAGCACAAGAGAAGAGATTCAGACAGAGATAGGGACAGAATCAGGAGTAAGCATGATAGCTCTTCCGACGATGAGCACCAACACTTGAGGCATCATAGCAAATATGATAGCTCCTCTGATGAAAAGCACGGATCTCCTAGACGACATCGTGGAGAGAATGGCTTGTCAGACCGTAAGCATAGACATTTGCGTAAACATTATAGTTCATCTGAGGATGAGCATAGACACCGACACCTAAGCAGAAAGATAAAGCATAAGAGCAGGAGGTCTCATGCTGAAAGAGAGGCTGAGTTGGAGGAGGGGGAGATAGTGAAATCAGACAAGTCGCAAGTAAGCGAACTTGGGCGAGTTAGCAGGGAGGCTTCTGCTGAGTTATATAAGTCTACAAAAGCACCATCTCAATCACCTGAAGTAACTAATGTTTCTGATGAGCTTAGAGCCAAAATTAGAGCCATGTTGATGGAAAATTTGTAA